The following are encoded together in the Halopseudomonas salegens genome:
- a CDS encoding efflux RND transporter periplasmic adaptor subunit gives MRRLLPGWWIVPLLLLCSPIVSVSADNRPEVRIERVTETDIIVEVLLNGTANPMRSSRLSTSVAGLLDRVSVEPGNHVAAGDLLIGLDDEQAELELEQADAALDAGRVDLAEARRRLAEAQSVGAGRNIAATEVSARESAVASAQAQLKRLQAERNRHEVALRRHSIKAPFAGVVSQRMSDLGEWVAPGDELLRLVDTQNIRLDFQVPQVHYARINEGSVLQLHHAGERIEATIDTLVPVTDSGARTFLLRAVAPEDVDVLPGMAMQATLRMTTGEQGFTVPRDAINRYPEGRVTVWLAEPTDQSGVFVVSEKRIRPGTGFAGQVEVLSGLQGGEHVVTRGNESLSEGLEVQLATGEDN, from the coding sequence TTGCGTCGCTTATTGCCAGGTTGGTGGATTGTTCCCTTGCTCCTGCTCTGCAGCCCGATTGTCAGTGTATCCGCTGACAATCGTCCTGAAGTGCGTATCGAACGTGTCACCGAAACGGACATCATCGTTGAGGTGTTGCTGAATGGTACCGCCAATCCCATGCGATCTTCACGCTTGTCGACCTCGGTGGCCGGCTTGCTTGACCGGGTCTCGGTCGAGCCGGGCAATCATGTTGCCGCTGGTGACCTGCTGATAGGGTTGGATGACGAACAGGCGGAACTGGAACTGGAACAGGCTGACGCTGCACTGGATGCCGGCCGGGTCGATCTGGCTGAGGCGCGTCGTCGCTTGGCCGAGGCGCAGTCAGTCGGTGCCGGGCGCAATATTGCGGCGACTGAAGTCAGTGCCCGTGAGAGTGCGGTGGCGTCGGCGCAGGCCCAGCTGAAGCGCTTGCAAGCAGAGCGCAACCGCCATGAAGTAGCTCTGCGACGGCACAGTATCAAGGCACCCTTTGCCGGGGTAGTCAGTCAGCGCATGAGTGATCTGGGTGAATGGGTCGCACCCGGCGATGAGTTGTTGCGGCTGGTCGATACCCAGAATATACGCCTGGATTTTCAGGTGCCGCAGGTCCATTACGCGCGTATCAACGAGGGCTCGGTTCTGCAGTTGCACCATGCGGGCGAACGCATTGAAGCAACCATTGATACCCTGGTGCCGGTAACCGACTCCGGAGCCAGGACCTTTCTGTTGCGGGCAGTGGCACCGGAGGATGTGGATGTACTGCCCGGCATGGCGATGCAGGCCACGCTGCGAATGACGACGGGAGAGCAGGGCTTTACTGTGCCGCGGGATGCGATTAACCGTTACCCTGAGGGCCGGGTGACAGTCTGGTTGGCCGAGCCAACTGATCAGTCAGGTGTCTTTGTGGTCAGTGAAAAGCGTATCAGGCCGGGCACCGGTTTCGCCGGGCAGGTTGAGGTATTGTCAGGGCTGCAGGGTGGCGAACACGTGGTTACCCGTGGCAATGAGTCCCTCAGTGAAGGACTCGAAGTGCAATTGGCTACCGGTGAGGATAACTGA
- a CDS encoding nitroreductase, producing the protein MNYDEVVNGRRSIRAFKQQPVPRSVLEEVIALATRAPSSMNTQPWHLHVVSGEPLDRIRAENTERMLKGVPPSKESRGIGTYEGEHRQRQVDIAVQLFQAMGIARDDKEKRQDWILRGFRQFDAPVSIVVTYDRVLKDGDIAQFDCGALVNGLVNAAWSRGLGCVVNSQGIMHSPVVREHARIPEDQVIMICVAMGYPDEGFPANAVVSRRRSVNEVAAFVGFDEA; encoded by the coding sequence GTGAATTACGATGAGGTGGTAAACGGGCGTCGCAGCATCCGTGCATTCAAGCAGCAGCCGGTCCCGCGCAGTGTGCTCGAGGAAGTCATTGCCCTGGCCACGCGGGCACCCTCCTCAATGAATACCCAGCCATGGCATTTGCATGTGGTCAGCGGTGAACCGCTCGATCGTATCCGTGCCGAGAATACCGAACGCATGCTCAAGGGTGTGCCGCCCTCCAAGGAAAGTCGCGGTATTGGCACTTACGAGGGGGAACACCGACAGCGGCAGGTCGATATCGCCGTGCAACTCTTCCAGGCCATGGGTATCGCCCGTGACGACAAGGAAAAGCGTCAGGACTGGATACTGCGTGGCTTCCGGCAGTTTGATGCACCGGTGTCCATTGTCGTGACCTATGACCGGGTACTCAAGGATGGAGACATCGCCCAGTTTGACTGTGGTGCACTGGTCAACGGCCTGGTCAATGCCGCCTGGTCCCGTGGTTTGGGTTGTGTTGTGAACAGTCAGGGCATCATGCATTCGCCGGTGGTACGCGAGCATGCCCGCATTCCCGAAGATCAGGTGATCATGATTTGTGTAGCCATGGGCTACCCGGATGAGGGTTTTCCGGCCAATGCGGTGGTTTCCAGGCGTCGTTCAGTCAATGAGGTGGCTGCATTCGTTGGCTTTGACGAGGCATAG